TTAAAGGGGAGCCAAATCCCCATGGATTTAACCCAAGCGGGTGCTGGAAGAATTGCCTATACCAGTAAGGAGCCTATCGGCGTTGTTGTTGCTGTTTCAGCGTTTAATCATCCGTTAAACTTAATTGTACATCAGGTGGCTCCAGCCATTGCTGCGGGTTGTCCTGTGCTTGTTAAACCTGCCGGAGACACGCCATTATCTTGTAAGGCATTTGTTGATATTTTGCATCAAGCGGGATTACCACCACAGTGGTGCCGTTTTGTTATGTGTGAAACGGCAACGTCTGAAAGAATGATCACAGATCCTCGTGTCGCTTTTTTAAGTTTTATTGGTTCAGCTAAAGTAGGTTGGATGTTGCGCTCTAAATTAGCACCTGGCACACGTTGCGCATTAGAACATGGCGGAGTTGCTCCGGTAATTATTGAAGAGAGTGCCGATATAGACGCGATGATCCCGAGCTTGCTCAAAGGCGGTTTTTATCATTCAGGTCAAGTTTGTGTTTCTGTACAACGTATTTTTGCGCCTAAAGCCAAAGCTAAAGCAATCGCCCAAAAGTTAGCAGATGGTGCAGCAAAACTTATTGTCGGTAATGCTATTGATGAATCAACTGAGTGTGGACCCCTTATTCGACCTGCAGAAGTTGATCGTATTGAAGCTTGGGTTGATGAAGCCGTGTCAGCAGGCGCAACATTGCTAACCGGAGGTAAGCGATTAGGCGAAACAACTTATGCACCAACCGTACTGCTTGAGCCGCCAGTAGATGCAAAAGTTTCTACTATGGAAATTTTTGGACCTGTTGTTTGTGTGTATGGCTATGACGATATTAATCAAGCAATTGCTCAAGCTAACGCTTTAGAATTTGCATTTCAAGCGTCGGTATTTACTAAAAATCTAGATATAGCCATGAAGGCAATAAATGAATTAGATGCTACTGCGGTTATGGTTAATGATCACACTGCATTTCGCGTTGATTGGATGCCTTTTGCTGGGCGCAAACACTCGGGTTATAACACCGGAGGTATCGCTTATACCATGCATGATATGTCGCAAGATAAAATGGCAGTTATTAAGCTTTAAGTCTTGCTAAGCACCAATATTGATTTAATTTTAGTAACCTTTTATAGAATGTATCGTTAAAAAATAAAGGAGTCTCTAGTTGCTAGAGACTCCTTTTTATTTGCACTATTATTAATTAAGCTAACGTTTTAGCTTTTGACTAGATATTATTATTAAATGGTTAGTTATTGATTACTTAATCTTTTGCCAAAAGAGATAGCGTAAGCCGGTGAACGCATTCTTAATATTGGATCTGCGCTTGGGGTAAACCCTGCCGACAATATGTTAGGGTCAAAGTTAGTATTTTTGCATGCATCACCGCCACTAGTATTAACCGTAACTGTTCCAAGCGCTACTTTAGCACGTTCACTTGGCCACTGTTTTGATGGGTCAATATCACTATCTTCTGCCTCACCTAAGCTCGCCATAATGGTAAAACTAACTTTGCTATCTTTAAGTTGCTGCGCGAAAGTATCTGCTAAAAACTCAGATGGCATTTTAGCAACCTCTGCTTTTTCCAGTGTCTTTACACCTAAGCTTGGTTCAATATTCCAGCGAAATTTAGTTTTTTGTCCATTCGATTGTTCAAAGTAAAATGTGTGAAGACCAAAAAACTCAGTATTGGCAAATGACGCTGGTGTTTTAGCCGTTTTATTCCATAAAACGTTAGCTTGAACGCTTGGATTATTTTCGACAAATGCGATTGTTTTTTCTGGGTCAGCTTTACCATTTTCGTCAGGAAGTAAAGTAGACAAAAAACCATAAAAAACTTCAGGATTTTTGCCAGCAAACACAGGGAAGTTATTACCTGTGAAAGTATGTAAAGCGCCGTTAGGTAACTTTATTTGCATGCCCACACCACGAGTGCCAGGGGCTTTTTCATCACTATTTGGATTAGCACCACCGACGGAAAAACGCAGTGATACTGGTAACTCACCACTCGATAATAAGGCTGCTCCTGTGAAGTGCTTATTAGGCGCTGGCAAAAAAGTGCCTGATGCACATAAACCATTAGCATGTGCCTTTCTATAACCAGGATGTTTTCCACCGAGCTTTTCGAACATTTCAACTAAATCATTTGCTTGAATTTCTTTTTCACTTGCTACTGCATTTGAAGTTGCAGCAGCACTTGCCATTATAAAAGCAGCAGTAATACTTGAGGTGATGAGGTTATGTTTCATTGGTGTCCCTTAGTGTTATTATATCGTTAGTTAAAAAATACGAAAAATTTTGCTTCTAAGATCATAATACTATTTACAATGGTATCAAAAGCGATTGAATAGACTCCTTATGCATTACATATAGAGAACGAATAGACTAAGCTTTCCTTGCATATGTAAAACGCTTGTATACAGAGAACTCAGTAACCTTGTTAGATTGACTGGATATAAATTCATTAAATTTCAGTTGGTTAATGTAAGTTGTCAATATTTAACTCTGCTCATATATTGCAAGTAAACTGCTGAATAATGGTTTAACACCCTTGCTAATTACACAAATATAATAAGAAAAATGTCTAAAGCCAATAGTACTATTATGCTGTATAAACCATTCCACTTTACTCCCATTTGAAAGGGAGAAATTTCGGTTATTCTAGCGCTAATACGAACAGAAGTAGTAGACGGAGAGCTACCGGCAACTACAGCCCAAGTCATCATCATTACAAGCGCTATGGTAACTGGCATATGTTCGACATTCGGCAATTGAGACAAGGCTCCAGCCATTAATGTGACGGAAATCATCGGACTAACAAATAAAAGTGCGGCTATATATATTAGCCATGAAGATGCAATTAATATCTGCGCAGCAGATATATTCAAATGAG
The Colwellia sp. Arc7-D genome window above contains:
- a CDS encoding aldehyde dehydrogenase family protein; its protein translation is MVDLDKSKIAEKLDVFNPYDHTYLSSVPMLEWAQIDNYLTTSEQLFKDRQQWLPAFERINILKKVAVLISERADELALLIASEGGKPLVDARVEVTRAIDGVELCAKEIANLKGSQIPMDLTQAGAGRIAYTSKEPIGVVVAVSAFNHPLNLIVHQVAPAIAAGCPVLVKPAGDTPLSCKAFVDILHQAGLPPQWCRFVMCETATSERMITDPRVAFLSFIGSAKVGWMLRSKLAPGTRCALEHGGVAPVIIEESADIDAMIPSLLKGGFYHSGQVCVSVQRIFAPKAKAKAIAQKLADGAAKLIVGNAIDESTECGPLIRPAEVDRIEAWVDEAVSAGATLLTGGKRLGETTYAPTVLLEPPVDAKVSTMEIFGPVVCVYGYDDINQAIAQANALEFAFQASVFTKNLDIAMKAINELDATAVMVNDHTAFRVDWMPFAGRKHSGYNTGGIAYTMHDMSQDKMAVIKL
- a CDS encoding catalase family peroxidase, encoding MKHNLITSSITAAFIMASAAATSNAVASEKEIQANDLVEMFEKLGGKHPGYRKAHANGLCASGTFLPAPNKHFTGAALLSSGELPVSLRFSVGGANPNSDEKAPGTRGVGMQIKLPNGALHTFTGNNFPVFAGKNPEVFYGFLSTLLPDENGKADPEKTIAFVENNPSVQANVLWNKTAKTPASFANTEFFGLHTFYFEQSNGQKTKFRWNIEPSLGVKTLEKAEVAKMPSEFLADTFAQQLKDSKVSFTIMASLGEAEDSDIDPSKQWPSERAKVALGTVTVNTSGGDACKNTNFDPNILSAGFTPSADPILRMRSPAYAISFGKRLSNQ